A stretch of Bos mutus isolate GX-2022 chromosome 8, NWIPB_WYAK_1.1, whole genome shotgun sequence DNA encodes these proteins:
- the RPP25L gene encoding ribonuclease P protein subunit p25-like protein: MEHYRKAGSVELPAPSPMPQLPPDTLEMRVRAGSKIRNLLGLALERLEGGSARHVVFSGSGRAAGKAVSCAEIVKRRVPGLYQLTKLRFLQTEDSWVPTSPDTGLDPLTVRSHVPAVWVLLSRDPLDPNEYGYQPPGAPPDLGPTPASSCGPQPRRRARDTRF, from the coding sequence ATGGAGCACTATCGGAAAGCTGGCTCTGTGGAACTCCCCGCACCTTCCCCGATGCCCCAGCTGCCTCCTGATACCCTGGAGATGCGGGTTCGAGCCGGCAGCAAGATCCGCAACCTCTTGGGCCTGGCGCTGGAGCGGCTGGAGGGCGGCAGCGCTCGCCACGTGGTATTCTCAGGCTCTGGCCGCGCTGCAGGCAAGGCTGTCAGCTGTGCTGAGATTGTTAAACGGCGGGTACCAGGCTTGTACCAGCTTACCAAGCTGCGCTTCCTGCAGACCGAGGACAGCTGGGTGCCTACCTCACCTGACACGGGTCTGGATCCCCTCACGGTCCGCAGCCATGTGCCTGCAGTGTGGGTACTGCTGAGCCGAGACCCCCTGGACCCCAATGAGTATGGCTACCAGCCCCCTGGGGCACCCCCTGACCTCGGGCCCACACCTGCCTCCAGCTGTGGCCCTCAGCCTAGAAGAAGGGCTCGAGATACCCGGTTCTGA